In Leopardus geoffroyi isolate Oge1 chromosome B4, O.geoffroyi_Oge1_pat1.0, whole genome shotgun sequence, the DNA window ATACCTTCATGAATCCCTGTGTAATCCTGAGATGGCATCTTGTATTCAGTGGGTAGATAAAACCAAAGGCATCTTTCAGTTTatgtcaaaaaacaaagaaaaacttgcccaactttgggggaaaagaaaaggtaacCGGAAGACCATGACTTACCAGAAAATGGCCAGAGCACTGAGGAATTATGGAAGAACTGGGGAAATCACGAAAATCCGGAGAAAACTAACTTACCAGTTCAGTGAAGCTATTCTCCAAAGACTCTCGCCATCTTACTTCTTAGAAAAAGAGATCTTCTACTCACCATATGTTCAGCCAGAGcaagggtttctcagcctcagtaACTGGAATGCAAATTATAATTGTACATATGCTGATTACCATGAGTTAAGCCACCCTGACTGCTAAGTTTTCTCTTACATTTCATGATTTCCTGACATCCCTACCAACCTGAAATCCCTACCAATTTCAGGATTTTTCTCTTAAAGCAaacactgaaaaggaagaaacaattaacttcattgtttcttttaaataacatataatCTCTATAGTCatgatgagaaaaaaatctgCCAGTAAACAGATTTAAGTTTAAATGACCAAGTCCCATTTGAAAGCATAGACTGAATGTCCTTGCTCTTACTTTTGTCTATGCAATTCTTCTAGATAAACAATGCTAGTAGAGATGATTTGACTCATTGATTTAAA includes these proteins:
- the SPIC gene encoding transcription factor Spi-C isoform X1, which translates into the protein MQACVEQDKLGQAFEDAFEVLRQHSTGDLPYSPVSVSVFKLDYKNYLAFINHCSHIRGNSNCYGMLPAEEPVYNWRTVINSAADLYFEGNIHQSLPNIPENQLVQPAVLHQKGGKGRKKLRLFEYLHESLCNPEMASCIQWVDKTKGIFQFMSKNKEKLAQLWGKRKGNRKTMTYQKMARALRNYGRTGEITKIRRKLTYQFSEAILQRLSPSYFLEKEIFYSPYVQPEQGFLSLSNWNANYNCTYADYHELSHPDC
- the SPIC gene encoding transcription factor Spi-C isoform X3, yielding MQACVEQDKLGQAFEDAFEVLRQHSTGDLPYSPDYKNYLAFINHCSHIRGNSNCYGMLPAEEPVYNWRTVINSAADLYFEGNIHQSLPNIPENQLVQPAVLHQKGGKGRKKLRLFEYLHESLCNPEMASCIQWVDKTKGIFQFMSKNKEKLAQLWGKRKGNRKTMTYQKMARALRNYGRTGEITKIRRKLTYQFSEAILQRLSPSYFLEKEIFYSPYVQPEQGFLSLSNWNANYNCTYADYHELSHPDC
- the SPIC gene encoding transcription factor Spi-C isoform X2, encoding MACVEQDKLGQAFEDAFEVLRQHSTGDLPYSPVSVSVFKLDYKNYLAFINHCSHIRGNSNCYGMLPAEEPVYNWRTVINSAADLYFEGNIHQSLPNIPENQLVQPAVLHQKGGKGRKKLRLFEYLHESLCNPEMASCIQWVDKTKGIFQFMSKNKEKLAQLWGKRKGNRKTMTYQKMARALRNYGRTGEITKIRRKLTYQFSEAILQRLSPSYFLEKEIFYSPYVQPEQGFLSLSNWNANYNCTYADYHELSHPDC
- the SPIC gene encoding transcription factor Spi-C isoform X4 encodes the protein MACVEQDKLGQAFEDAFEVLRQHSTGDLPYSPDYKNYLAFINHCSHIRGNSNCYGMLPAEEPVYNWRTVINSAADLYFEGNIHQSLPNIPENQLVQPAVLHQKGGKGRKKLRLFEYLHESLCNPEMASCIQWVDKTKGIFQFMSKNKEKLAQLWGKRKGNRKTMTYQKMARALRNYGRTGEITKIRRKLTYQFSEAILQRLSPSYFLEKEIFYSPYVQPEQGFLSLSNWNANYNCTYADYHELSHPDC